A genome region from Candidatus Methylacidiphilales bacterium includes the following:
- a CDS encoding exosortase system-associated protein, TIGR04073 family — MKKIALVAAFLATLTLAHADLSMPKQPNFYDKAGRGLANVILAPAHLFDSPYSLLQDEGPTVSVTKGFAQGTSRMVMDMGHGIYELLTAPFPPYESLKLPAYDSGQQNPYPPADLIDNWY, encoded by the coding sequence ATGAAAAAGATCGCCCTCGTTGCCGCCTTTCTGGCCACGCTGACCTTGGCCCACGCCGACCTCAGCATGCCCAAGCAACCCAATTTCTATGACAAGGCCGGTCGCGGTCTGGCCAACGTCATTCTCGCCCCGGCGCACCTCTTCGATTCTCCCTACAGCCTCCTCCAAGATGAAGGCCCCACGGTCTCCGTGACCAAGGGTTTTGCCCAAGGCACCAGCCGCATGGTCATGGACATGGGCCACGGGATCTACGAACTCCTCACCGCGCCCTTCCCCCCTTACGAGTCACTCAAACTTCCCGCCTACGACAGCGGCCAACAGAATCCCTACCCGCCTGCCGACCTGATCGACAATTGGTATTGA